Sequence from the Bacillus thuringiensis genome:
GTTATACGAAGGATAGCGAGCGTGTTACACTATGTATGTGAAAGTTTTAATGGAGAGGAAGAACATAATATGAATGAGAAAAGCATGCAATTTTTACAAATCGCAATGAAGCATTTACCAGAAGCAAAGGCCATTTTAGATGATAATGGAATTGCGCTTGATATGGAGAAAGCGCAGCCGGTGTTAGAGTTGTTAATGAAAGTTATGAACGAAGCTTATGAGCTTGGAAAAGCAGATAAAGAATAAAACCCTTCTTTTTTGAGGGGAGAGAGGCCCGAACCGTAAGTATAAGTGGTTCGGGCCTTTTTATATTTTGAAAAGACAGGGAAAGGTATTTTTCTGTTTCTTTTCATAAACAATAAAGTGAATAATGCGCTAGCTTTATGTTTTAGCTGAAATATATTCTAGACAAAAATACATTTATGTTTTAAAATTAGTACCAAGTCATAATAATTGATATAAAACGGAGGGCTGCGATGTGAACGTGGGCATTTTAGGGATCGGAAGATATGTGCCGGAAAAAGTAGTCACAAATCACGATTTAGAGAAAATAATGGATACATCCGATGAATGGATTCGTACGAGAACAGGGATTGCGGAAAGACGCATTGCCGATGATACAATAGATACTTCATATATGGCCGTAGAGGCTTCTAAAAAAGCGCTTGAAGATGCAGGGGTTAGCGGAGAGGATATCGATCTTATTTTAGTAGCAACAGTAACGCCAGATCGTGCTTTTCCAGCAGTGGCTTGTGTCATTCAAGAAGCAATTGGCGCAAAACATGCAGCTGCAATGGATTTAAGTGCAGCGTGTGCTGGCTTTATGTACGGAATGATTACAGCGCAGCAATTTATTCAAACGGGAACTTATAAAAATATACTAGTAGTCGGTAGTGATAAACTATCTAAAATTGTAGATTGGAACGATCGAAATACAGCAGTACTATTTGGAGACGGAGCCGGTGCGATCGTAATGGGAGCTGTTTCAGAAGGTAAAGGCGTTCTATCTTTCGAATTAGGAGCGGACGGAAGTGGCGGTAAGCATCTTTATCAAGACGAGTATGTTATGATGAATGGCAGAGAAGTCTTTAAATTTGCGGTTCGTCAACTTGGTGATTCTTGTCTTCGCGTTTTAGATAAAGCTGGTCTTACGAAAGAAGATGTGGATTTCTTAGTACCACATCAAGCGAACATTCGTATTATGGAATCTGCAAGAGAGAGATTAAATTTACCACAAGAAAAAATGAGTATGACAATTGAGAAGTTCGGTAATACATCAGCTTCTTCCATTCCGATTGCAATGGTAGAGGAATTGCAAAACGGACGTATTCAAGATGGTGATTTAATTATACTTGTTGGTTTTGGCGGCGGATTAACATGGGGAGCAGTCGCTCTTCGTTGGGGTAAATAAGGACTGAGAGAAAAAAAGGAGTGTATTTTGTATGGAAAAAAAGAGGGTCGTAATTACAGGACTAGGAGCTGTTACACCGGTCGGTACAGATGTTGAAACAGCGTGGGAAAACATTAAAAAGGGTGTATCTGGAATCGGACGACTTACAAGAATTGATCCGGAACTATTTCCAGCAAAAGTAGCAGCAGAAATTAACGACTTTGAAGTCGAGAAATATATTGATAAAAAAGAAGCGCGCCGTATGGATCGCTTTACACAATATGCAGTAGCAGCAGCGAAAATGGCAGTTGCAGATGCAAAGCTTGAGATTACAGAAGAAAATGGACCTCGAATTGGTGTATGGATTGGTTCTGGTATTGGTGGTATGGAAACATACGAAGAACAATTTAAGATTTTTACTGAGAAAGGCCCGCGCCGTGTGAGCCCATTCTTCGTACCAATGATGATTCCAGATATGGCAGCAGGCCAAGTATCAATCGCAACAGGAGCAAAAGGAATTAACACTTGTTCTGTAACGGCTTGTGCATCTGGTGCAAACTCAATTGGTGATGCGTTTAAAGCAATTCAGCGTGGTGATGCTGATGCAATGATTACAGGTGGAGCAGAGGCGCCGTTAACAAGTATGGCATTCGCAGGATTTAGCTCAGCGAAAGCATTAACATTCAATGAAGATCCAGCAACAGCTTGCCGTCCATTCGATAAAAACCGTAGTGGTTTCGTAATGGGTGAAGGTTCAGGTATTTTAATTCTTGAAGAATTAGAGCACGCATTAGCTCGTGGTGCTCACATTTATGCGGAAATCGCTGGTTACGGTGCAACTGGTGATGCATTCCATATTACAATGCCGGCTCCTGGCGGTGAAGGTGGCGTGCGCGCAATGCGTCAAGCTTTAGCAGATGCAGGTCTACAGCCAGAAGATATTGATTACATTAATGCGCATGGTACAAGTACGGATGCGAATGAAAAGTATGAAACGATGGCAATTAAAGAAACGTTCGGTGAGCACGCGTATAAAGTAGCAATCAGCTCAACGAAATCAATGACAGGTCACTTATTAGGAGCTGCTGGTGCTGTTGAAGCGATCTTCTCTATTAAATCAATTACAGATGGAGTAATTCCTCCAACCATTAACTATGAAACACCAGATCCAGAATGTGACTTAGATTACGTGCCGAATAATGCGAGACATCAAGAAGTAAACGCGGTGTTAAGTAATTCATTAGGATTCGGTGGTCATAACGCAGTATTAGTATTTAAATCGTATAAATAATAGATGAAATAAGGAGTTTTTTCGCACTATATTGCGAAAAAACTCCTTATTTATTTTTACGTCTTTTTCTCCTTTTGCATATACATAAGAAAAAGGAGGGATGAAGATGGGGATTGTTGAAACAGCTGAATGGTTACATCTATATTATGGACGGCCAGAAAAGCTTTGTGAGAAGTTTACGAAGTATATCCCGCTGCCAAAAGAAAGGTTGTATCGCTTTTTAATTTCTAAAGGTATGTATCGCCCGGTTATGCGAGGAGAACAAGAAATTAAGGAGTTAGAGAAAAAGGAAGTTTGGAAAGAGTTACGTGCGGAGTATGAGAAACTAAAAAGTTGGTTAAAAGGTCCAGATGTCCCTGTCTTTATTTTATTATCAGATTCTTATAATCGAACTGTACAAGAAGAGTATAACGGTAGGGCTGGATTATCTATGCGTCACGTTATTTTCTTATTCGTATGTGGACGGAATTCGGTAGAAGAATTAAAAGTGTTATTGGCGCATGAATATCACCACATATGTAGGTTACATCAAATTGAGACGAAAGAAACAGAATATACATTGCTTGATACGATGATTATGGAAGGGCTAGCTGAGCAAGCGGTAACGGAAAGATACTCAGAAAAAAACAATGCACCGTGGACGAAGTATCTTTCAAAAGAAGAGGCTATTTATTATTGGAAAAACGTTGTACATGAAAGAATAAGTGTAAAACGAGGAACAAGGGAGCACGACATTTTATTAAATGGATTTCATTCTTATCCGAAGATGCTTGGCTATGCACTTGGCTTTCATATTGTCAAAGATTGTGTAACTTTGGAAGGGAACGATACACTTTCTTTATTACCTATAGATGCGAAAGAAATATTGAATAAAGCAAATACATTTCAGATATAAAAAACAGGAGCTCTCTTTCCTGTTTTTTTAGTATTAATAGAAGAAAAAATAATAATTAGAATATATTTCCTTAGGTGGAATAAAGTTAAGAAAAATTGAACATAATGATTGATACAAACAGTAGTGAAGTGAGGGGTAGTGAATGTTATATCTACATGATGTATGGGTAAATTGGTTTGAAGGTGAAGAGAATGGGTATAACGTTTGTCATTTTTACGAATGGCGGAAAGATGATACGATTGAGCTATTAGATCAAGTGCCATTATTAAAAGTAGATTCCACATTATATCATTACATCGAGAACGAATTGTTAGAGCTTCCGCAAAAAATGTTGGAAGACGTACATCATAAGGCTTATATTCGTAAAAATCATGAACGTTTGCAGCAAGAGTATTGCTTTGTAGTTACAGATGGAAAAGGAATTATTGCGATTGACACAATTGGTTACAATGTACCAATTCGAAAAAGTAGACTTATACCGCGCCAAGAGCAGATGGTATATGAGATGGTAGAAAACGTACAAGCAGAAAAGTATGAGTTCCAAGTAGAAGAAATGGAAAAAGAACATCATATTTTATCACCATCACCTTTCATTATGAATGGCTTAACTCGTAAAGAAAGACAGCTAAAACAATTATTATTTATGGCGTTAGATCAATTACATACAACGAAAAACACAGCAGAAATTCGTTATTGGTTCACAGAGTGGGATCCATCAGCATATGGAATGGTTCAACATATGGAATTTGAAGATATTTGGGCTAAGCTGTATGATGAAGCGAAAACAGGCTGGTCTGAGAAGCACGAACAATTATGCGAGCGTCTTGTAAAAGGACAGCCATTTTTTGAAAAGTTATGGGAAATGGAAAACGAGCAAAAGGTAAATTAAAAAAACCGCCAATTGGCGGTTTTTTTTTATTTGTTTTAACTTAGCTTCGGCAGCAAGCTCTTCGTGTCTAAGAACCTTCCGCATAAGAAGACAAAAAGCGTCTTCTATGCGAAAGAACCTTAGCCAGTCAGAGCTGAACGAGCTGCCTCCGCTTTATATAGAAATCCAGCTCCAGCGGCAAGAATGTTCGGTGGCTTCGCGCCTTCCTGCGAGGCAAAAAACGCCTCTACGTCAGGAGCTCCATCCCCCTCACATTCTAAACGAGCTGCCTCCGCTTTATATAGAAATCCAGCTCCAGCGGCAAGAATGTTCGGTGGCTTCGCGCCTTCCTGCGAGGCAAAAAACGCCTCTACGTCAGGAGCTCCATCCCCCTCACATTCTAAACGAGCCGCTTCCGCTTTATATGTTACCTACGTTTTCTACTTAGTCCCATTGCGTTTTCTACTTTGCGTAGTTGTTTGAATGCAACGCGGTTTGCTTTTTCGGCACCTTTGTCTAGAATTTCGTCTAGTTCTGGTGAGCTGATTAGTTCGTTATATTTGTCTTGGATTGGACGAATTGCTTCTACGACTACTTGTGCTAGGTCGCCTTTGAAGTCTCCGTATCCTTTTCCTTCGTACATTGTTTCGATTTCTTCAACTGTTTTTCCAGAGAATGAGGAGTAGATTGTTAATAAGTTAGAGATACCAGGTTTGTTTTCTTTATCGAATTTCACGATACCTTCAGAGTCAGTTACGGCACTCTTAATTTTCTTTTCAATTGTTTTTGGTTCATCAAGCATACTGATCATTGATTTTGGATTCGGATCAGATTTACTCATTTTTTTCGTAGGTTCTGTTAATGACATAACGCGAGCCCCTACTTTTGGAATACGAATTTCAGGAATTGTGAACACTTCGCGGAAGCGTTTGTTGAAACGCTCTGCTAGGTCACGTGTTAATTCCATATGTTGTTTTTGATCATCACCAACAGGTACGATTTCAGTGTTGTAAAGTAAAATATCAGCAGCCATTAATGGTGGATACGTTAGTAATCCAGCTGGAACTGAATCTCTACCTGATGCTTTATCTTTATATTGCGTCATACGCTCTAATTCTCCAACGTAAGCAACTGATTGCATAATCCATCCTAGTTGAGCGTGTGCTGGCACTTCTGACTGTACAAATAATGTAGCTTTTTCAGGATCGATGCCGCATGCTACATAAAGTGCAGCAAGACTGCGAATGTTTTTACGAAGTTGTACGGGATCTTGAGGTACTGTAATCGCATGTTGGTTTACAATACAGAAATAACAGTCGTGTTCGTTCTGAAGCTCTGTAAATTGCTTCATAGCTCCTAAATAGTTTCCAAGTGTAATCGTTCCACTCGGCTGAATACCAGAAAAGATAACTGACATAAGTAATTCCTCCTAAATTTGAATGCGTGATGGGGAAGAGAAGGCAAACAAAAAAGCCCATTCATCCCAAAAAACTATAGGGACGAATGGACCGCGGTACCACCCTAATTATTTCACTACTGTGAAATCTCTCTAATCCATAATAACGTTTGGATATAACGCCAAAGCCTACTACTTTCGGTTCGGTTTGGTGCTCAAAAGCCCATTCCATACTGTACAATTACTTGTTCACACCAGCCACAAGCTCTCTGAAATTGCCTCAATATGTACTCTTCTTTGTCATCGCATACATATAAATTTATTTATTGTTACCTGAGCCCTTTTAATATGAAAGAACTAAAGTTTTATAACAAAATGTTTTGCTGATTATTATATCATATGGGATAGTGTTTGCAAACTACATCAAAATAGTAAAGCTAATGAGAGTCGAGAACAACCCAAGAACGATACCGGTAATGCAAATTGGATACGTCCATTTGAATGAATATGTTTTATAGATACGTTCTTTCTTATCGATTGGTTCCTCTACTTCTTCAATTAAAGAGTCAATTTTTTTGTTCGTACCAAATACTCTTTGGAAAGCGTAAATTGTTACGTTAAAAAATCCATTTTGAAATATGAATAAAAAACCGCCTATAAGAATAAAAAATAGTGCGATATAAAACGAGATGTTGACAAAATTCAACAAAAACTGCGATGAAACGAGGAATGCGCCAATACTAGAAGCGATTATCGCTATGAAAATTAGTATACAAGTATGAAAAAAAACTTTATTCAAAATGTTCCCCTCCGTCAAAATATTACTAGAATTATTATACTATAAAAGCTATAATATGTACTAGAATTAATTTTTTGAAAATTATACGCAATTAAAGGTCTGATTTCAAGATGATGGTAGCAATGTTAACGTATCCCTTTACAAAAAAATAAAAAAATAAACATTTTATTAAAAATTTTAACAAAAAAACAAAAAACTATATTCACAATTGTTATATTATATGTATAATGAAAATTGTAGAAACTTGGAGATTATTCTTTCAATTCTACTTTTTTACAAGTGAG
This genomic interval carries:
- the fabF gene encoding beta-ketoacyl-ACP synthase II, with the translated sequence MEKKRVVITGLGAVTPVGTDVETAWENIKKGVSGIGRLTRIDPELFPAKVAAEINDFEVEKYIDKKEARRMDRFTQYAVAAAKMAVADAKLEITEENGPRIGVWIGSGIGGMETYEEQFKIFTEKGPRRVSPFFVPMMIPDMAAGQVSIATGAKGINTCSVTACASGANSIGDAFKAIQRGDADAMITGGAEAPLTSMAFAGFSSAKALTFNEDPATACRPFDKNRSGFVMGEGSGILILEELEHALARGAHIYAEIAGYGATGDAFHITMPAPGGEGGVRAMRQALADAGLQPEDIDYINAHGTSTDANEKYETMAIKETFGEHAYKVAISSTKSMTGHLLGAAGAVEAIFSIKSITDGVIPPTINYETPDPECDLDYVPNNARHQEVNAVLSNSLGFGGHNAVLVFKSYK
- a CDS encoding DUF2268 domain-containing protein translates to MGIVETAEWLHLYYGRPEKLCEKFTKYIPLPKERLYRFLISKGMYRPVMRGEQEIKELEKKEVWKELRAEYEKLKSWLKGPDVPVFILLSDSYNRTVQEEYNGRAGLSMRHVIFLFVCGRNSVEELKVLLAHEYHHICRLHQIETKETEYTLLDTMIMEGLAEQAVTERYSEKNNAPWTKYLSKEEAIYYWKNVVHERISVKRGTREHDILLNGFHSYPKMLGYALGFHIVKDCVTLEGNDTLSLLPIDAKEILNKANTFQI
- a CDS encoding DUF3899 domain-containing protein, with the protein product MNKVFFHTCILIFIAIIASSIGAFLVSSQFLLNFVNISFYIALFFILIGGFLFIFQNGFFNVTIYAFQRVFGTNKKIDSLIEEVEEPIDKKERIYKTYSFKWTYPICITGIVLGLFSTLISFTILM
- a CDS encoding YjbA family protein — its product is MLYLHDVWVNWFEGEENGYNVCHFYEWRKDDTIELLDQVPLLKVDSTLYHYIENELLELPQKMLEDVHHKAYIRKNHERLQQEYCFVVTDGKGIIAIDTIGYNVPIRKSRLIPRQEQMVYEMVENVQAEKYEFQVEEMEKEHHILSPSPFIMNGLTRKERQLKQLLFMALDQLHTTKNTAEIRYWFTEWDPSAYGMVQHMEFEDIWAKLYDEAKTGWSEKHEQLCERLVKGQPFFEKLWEMENEQKVN
- the fabH gene encoding beta-ketoacyl-ACP synthase III, translated to MNVGILGIGRYVPEKVVTNHDLEKIMDTSDEWIRTRTGIAERRIADDTIDTSYMAVEASKKALEDAGVSGEDIDLILVATVTPDRAFPAVACVIQEAIGAKHAAAMDLSAACAGFMYGMITAQQFIQTGTYKNILVVGSDKLSKIVDWNDRNTAVLFGDGAGAIVMGAVSEGKGVLSFELGADGSGGKHLYQDEYVMMNGREVFKFAVRQLGDSCLRVLDKAGLTKEDVDFLVPHQANIRIMESARERLNLPQEKMSMTIEKFGNTSASSIPIAMVEELQNGRIQDGDLIILVGFGGGLTWGAVALRWGK
- a CDS encoding ComZ family protein; translated protein: MNEKSMQFLQIAMKHLPEAKAILDDNGIALDMEKAQPVLELLMKVMNEAYELGKADKE
- the trpS gene encoding tryptophan--tRNA ligase; protein product: MSVIFSGIQPSGTITLGNYLGAMKQFTELQNEHDCYFCIVNQHAITVPQDPVQLRKNIRSLAALYVACGIDPEKATLFVQSEVPAHAQLGWIMQSVAYVGELERMTQYKDKASGRDSVPAGLLTYPPLMAADILLYNTEIVPVGDDQKQHMELTRDLAERFNKRFREVFTIPEIRIPKVGARVMSLTEPTKKMSKSDPNPKSMISMLDEPKTIEKKIKSAVTDSEGIVKFDKENKPGISNLLTIYSSFSGKTVEEIETMYEGKGYGDFKGDLAQVVVEAIRPIQDKYNELISSPELDEILDKGAEKANRVAFKQLRKVENAMGLSRKRR